The window TTCATCCGTGACCCGGCGCCATTAAGCATAAGGCAGTGATAACCAATCGGACGCTGATGGCACAGACGAAAGACAGAGCCAGCCCACCGTCCCGCCGCAAGCGCGGGTTCGAGCCCGCTGCCAAACTGGTGGCGGCGCGGGTGCAAAGCGTCTCTGAGGGGCGCGGCTTTGCCGTGACGCGTCTGCTGACCCACTGGCCCGAGATCGTGGGCGAACAATTGGCCGCCATGACCCGGCCGGTCAAGATCAGCCATTCGCGTGGTGGCTTTGGTGCCACGCTGACGCTGCTGACCACCGGCCCGGCTGCCCCGATGATCGAGATGCAACTGCCGCAGCTGCGCGAAAAGGTGAATGTCTGCTATGGCTATAACGCCATCCAGCGCATCCTGTTGACCCAGACCGCGCCAGAGGGCTTTGCTGAAGGGCAGGCCCGTTTCGCACAAAAAACAGTTGCCAAGCCGGCGCCCGACCCTGCCGATCTGCAGCAGGCGGGCCGCGTGGGCAGCCGCTTTGACGATCCCACGCTGGCCGAGGCAATGCGCCAGCTTACCCTGAATCATACCGACAAACAGACGCGAAAACGCTGAAAGGATTTTCCATGACCTTCCGTACCACATTGACTGCGCTTGCCCTGCTGATGGCCGTGCCCGCCATGGCACAGACCACGTCCGAGGCACCTGCCGAAGAAACCGCAGAAACCGC is drawn from Paracoccus tegillarcae and contains these coding sequences:
- a CDS encoding DUF721 domain-containing protein codes for the protein MAQTKDRASPPSRRKRGFEPAAKLVAARVQSVSEGRGFAVTRLLTHWPEIVGEQLAAMTRPVKISHSRGGFGATLTLLTTGPAAPMIEMQLPQLREKVNVCYGYNAIQRILLTQTAPEGFAEGQARFAQKTVAKPAPDPADLQQAGRVGSRFDDPTLAEAMRQLTLNHTDKQTRKR